One genomic region from Mesorhizobium terrae encodes:
- a CDS encoding site-specific DNA-methyltransferase, translating into MSAVRLLDELSHAPQQSEWLDTILKGDCVAALDRLPEKSVDVIFADPPYNLQLEGDLHRPDQSKVDAVDDHWDQFESFEAYDAFTRAWLLAARRVLKPNGTIWVIGSYHNIFRVGAKMQDLGFWILNDVVWRKTNPMPNFRGRRFQNAHETMIWASRDQKSKGYTFNYEALKASNDDVQMRSDWLFPICTGGERLKDDNGDKLHPTQKPEALLARIMMASTKPGDVVLDPFFGSGTTGAVAKRLGRHFVGIEREQTYIDAAYERIAAVKTLEDADLAVLTGKRAEPRVAFVSLIDTGLVKAGTTLYDAKRRWSAKVRADGTLAIGDNAGSIHKVGAEVQGLDACNGWTFWHYERAGGLTPIDELRKIARLGMERAGA; encoded by the coding sequence ATGTCTGCCGTGCGTCTCCTCGACGAACTTTCCCATGCCCCTCAGCAGTCCGAGTGGTTGGACACGATCCTGAAAGGCGATTGTGTCGCTGCGCTCGATCGGCTGCCGGAAAAATCGGTGGACGTGATCTTCGCCGATCCGCCCTACAACCTGCAGCTCGAAGGCGATCTGCACCGCCCGGACCAATCCAAGGTCGACGCGGTGGACGATCACTGGGACCAGTTCGAGAGCTTCGAGGCCTATGACGCGTTCACCCGCGCCTGGCTGCTCGCCGCCCGCCGGGTGTTGAAGCCGAATGGCACCATCTGGGTGATTGGCTCCTATCACAACATCTTCCGCGTCGGCGCCAAGATGCAGGATCTCGGCTTCTGGATCCTCAACGACGTCGTCTGGCGCAAGACCAACCCGATGCCGAATTTCCGCGGCCGCCGCTTCCAGAACGCCCATGAGACGATGATCTGGGCCTCGCGCGACCAGAAGTCGAAGGGTTACACTTTCAACTACGAGGCGCTGAAGGCTTCAAACGACGACGTGCAGATGCGCTCCGACTGGCTGTTCCCGATCTGCACCGGCGGGGAGCGGCTGAAGGACGACAATGGCGACAAACTGCACCCGACGCAGAAGCCGGAAGCGCTGCTCGCCCGCATCATGATGGCGTCGACAAAGCCCGGCGATGTCGTGCTCGACCCGTTCTTCGGCTCCGGCACCACTGGCGCGGTCGCCAAGCGGCTCGGCCGCCACTTCGTCGGCATCGAGCGCGAGCAGACCTATATCGACGCCGCCTACGAACGCATCGCCGCGGTCAAGACGCTGGAGGACGCCGACCTCGCCGTTCTCACAGGCAAGCGCGCCGAACCGCGCGTTGCTTTCGTCAGCCTGATCGATACCGGCCTGGTCAAGGCCGGCACCACGCTCTACGACGCCAAACGGCGCTGGTCGGCCAAGGTGCGCGCCGACGGCACGCTGGCAATCGGTGACAATGCCGGCTCCATCCACAAGGTCGGCGCCGAAGTACAGGGGCTCGACGCCTGCAACGGCTGGACCTTCTGGCACTATGAACGCGCCGGCGGCCTCACCCCGATCGACGAACTGCGCAAGATCGCGCGGCTCGGCATGGAGCGGGCAGGGGCGTAA
- a CDS encoding HAD family hydrolase produces MPQPDLVIFDCDGVLVDSEIIAARVEAELITEAGFEIGAEEIAETYAGLTFKDIMMAIEEKANIPFQASMIIRAEELVDRKLRSDVRAIDGVHQAVAAITAPHCICSNSRSERITFMLDKVRLLPLFQGRIFSALETPTKKTKPAPDVFLYAAEKFKANPANTFVIEDSAHGVQGARAAGMRVIGFTGASHSYPGHADALTEAGAETAISRWSDLKGVLAALSEWSDA; encoded by the coding sequence ATGCCCCAGCCAGACCTTGTCATTTTCGATTGCGACGGCGTGCTCGTCGATTCCGAAATCATCGCCGCTCGCGTCGAAGCCGAGCTGATCACCGAAGCAGGCTTCGAGATCGGCGCCGAGGAGATCGCCGAGACCTATGCCGGCCTGACCTTCAAGGACATCATGATGGCGATCGAGGAGAAGGCGAACATCCCCTTCCAGGCCTCGATGATCATTCGCGCCGAAGAACTGGTGGACCGCAAGCTACGCTCCGACGTGCGCGCCATCGACGGCGTGCACCAGGCCGTTGCCGCGATCACCGCGCCACACTGCATCTGCTCGAATTCGCGCAGCGAACGCATCACCTTCATGCTGGACAAGGTGCGGCTGTTGCCGCTGTTCCAGGGCCGTATCTTCTCGGCGCTGGAGACCCCGACGAAGAAAACCAAGCCGGCGCCGGACGTCTTCCTCTACGCAGCCGAGAAATTCAAGGCGAACCCGGCCAACACATTTGTCATCGAGGATTCGGCCCATGGCGTGCAGGGCGCCCGCGCCGCCGGCATGCGCGTCATCGGCTTCACCGGTGCCTCGCACAGCTACCCGGGCCATGCCGATGCACTGACCGAAGCCGGTGCCGAAACCGCTATCAGCCGCTGGTCCGACCTGAAAGGCGTTCTTGCCGCTCTCTCCGAGTGGTCGGACGCCTGA
- the thrC gene encoding threonine synthase: MRYVSTRGEAPALGFSDTVLAGLARDGGLYVPETWPHFSAAELHSMRGLPYADLAIRVLTPFLGGEIAPAIFEKLVREAYATFRHEAVCPLVQTGHNTFVLELFHGPTLAFKDVAMQLLARLMDHVLSERGERATIVGATSGDTGGAAIEAFAGRERTDIVILFPKGRVSPVQQRQMTTSTAANVHALAIEGNFDDCQGMLKDMFNDHGFRDGVALSGVNSINWARIMAQIVYYFSSALSLGAPDRPVSFTVPTGNFGDIFAGYAAKRMGLPIEQLVIATNDNDILARTLASGEYRMKGVVATTSPSMDIQISSNFERLLFEASDRDAATVRRYMNSLKQSGAFTIEAGGLARIRAEFDAGRATESEVAETIRATLAGSGYLLDPHTASGVHVAATQTASAVPMIVLSTAHPAKFPAAVEAASGIHPALPAWLADLMNSEERYAVLPSDLKMVEDYVRRRSRAAR, from the coding sequence ATGCGCTATGTGAGTACACGCGGCGAGGCCCCCGCGCTCGGATTTTCGGACACGGTTCTGGCCGGGCTGGCGCGCGACGGCGGCCTCTACGTGCCCGAAACCTGGCCGCACTTCTCGGCCGCAGAGCTGCATTCCATGCGCGGTCTGCCCTATGCCGACCTCGCCATCCGCGTGCTGACGCCCTTTCTCGGCGGCGAGATCGCGCCGGCTATCTTCGAGAAGCTGGTGCGCGAAGCCTACGCCACCTTCCGCCACGAGGCGGTCTGCCCGCTGGTACAGACGGGGCACAACACGTTCGTGCTCGAACTCTTTCACGGCCCGACCCTGGCATTCAAGGACGTCGCCATGCAGCTATTGGCGCGGTTGATGGACCATGTGCTGTCCGAGCGCGGCGAGCGGGCGACAATCGTCGGCGCCACATCGGGCGACACCGGCGGCGCGGCCATCGAGGCCTTTGCCGGGCGCGAGCGCACCGACATCGTCATCCTGTTCCCGAAGGGCCGCGTCTCGCCGGTGCAGCAGCGGCAGATGACGACGTCCACCGCGGCCAATGTCCACGCGCTGGCGATCGAGGGTAATTTCGACGACTGCCAGGGCATGTTGAAGGACATGTTCAACGACCATGGCTTCCGCGACGGCGTCGCGCTGTCGGGCGTCAATTCCATCAACTGGGCCCGCATCATGGCCCAGATCGTCTATTATTTTTCGTCGGCACTGTCGCTCGGCGCTCCCGATCGTCCGGTCTCCTTCACCGTGCCGACTGGCAATTTCGGCGATATCTTCGCCGGATACGCCGCCAAGCGCATGGGCCTGCCGATAGAGCAACTCGTGATCGCCACCAACGACAACGACATCCTGGCACGCACGCTGGCCAGCGGCGAATACCGCATGAAAGGCGTCGTCGCCACGACATCACCCTCGATGGACATCCAGATCTCGTCCAATTTCGAGCGGCTTTTGTTCGAGGCTTCCGACCGCGACGCCGCAACCGTGCGCCGCTATATGAATTCGCTGAAGCAGTCCGGCGCCTTCACCATCGAGGCCGGTGGGCTCGCCCGTATCCGCGCTGAATTCGACGCGGGCCGCGCCACCGAATCGGAAGTCGCCGAGACGATCCGCGCCACGCTGGCCGGCTCGGGATATCTGCTCGACCCGCATACGGCGTCCGGCGTCCACGTCGCCGCCACGCAGACGGCGAGCGCAGTGCCGATGATCGTGCTTAGTACCGCGCATCCGGCGAAATTTCCGGCGGCGGTGGAAGCGGCGAGCGGCATCCATCCCGCTCTGCCGGCATGGCTTGCCGACTTAATGAATTCGGAGGAAAGATATGCGGTACTTCCATCCGACCTGAAAATGGTGGAAGATTATGTTCGTCGCCGCTCCCGGGCGGCGCGTTAG
- a CDS encoding M16 family metallopeptidase gives MGVEVSRLSNGLTVATETLPSIESVALGAWVKSGARNEREDEHGMAHLLEHMAFKGTRRRSAFQIASEIENVGGEINAATSVETTSFYARVLSNDVPLAVDILADILQESEFDPEELEREQNVILQEIGAAHDTPDDVVFDHFTETAFRHQTIGRSILGTPETVQSFTSRQLHDFMERQYGAERMVMVAAGDVKHDEFVREVEKKLGSFRSKAENAAPQYAQYVGGDFRENRDLMDAQIVLGFEGRAYHVRDFYASQVLSMILGGGMSSRLFQEVREKRGLCYSVYAFHWGFSDTGIFGVHAATGQNDIAELVPVIVRELQRAGEAIAQEELDRARAQYRAGLIMSAESPASRASQIARQLLLFGRPIPKEELMERLGALTIERLTDLSSRLFSTRPTLAAVGPIGTLAPYEAVLDTLPGIEVAARKLAV, from the coding sequence ATGGGTGTTGAGGTAAGCCGTCTGTCGAACGGCCTGACAGTCGCCACCGAAACCCTTCCAAGCATCGAATCCGTCGCGCTCGGCGCCTGGGTCAAGTCCGGGGCCCGCAACGAGCGTGAGGATGAGCATGGGATGGCGCATCTTCTCGAGCATATGGCCTTCAAGGGCACGAGGAGGCGTTCCGCCTTCCAGATCGCTTCGGAAATCGAGAATGTCGGCGGTGAAATCAACGCCGCCACCAGCGTCGAGACAACATCCTTCTACGCCCGCGTTCTATCCAACGACGTTCCGCTGGCCGTGGATATCCTGGCAGACATCCTGCAGGAATCGGAATTCGATCCGGAGGAGTTGGAGCGGGAGCAGAACGTCATCCTGCAAGAGATCGGCGCTGCGCACGACACGCCCGACGACGTCGTCTTCGACCATTTCACGGAAACCGCCTTCCGCCACCAGACCATCGGCCGCTCGATCCTGGGCACGCCGGAGACGGTGCAATCCTTCACCTCCAGGCAGTTGCACGATTTCATGGAGCGCCAATACGGCGCCGAACGCATGGTGATGGTCGCTGCCGGCGACGTGAAGCATGACGAGTTCGTGCGCGAGGTGGAAAAGAAGCTCGGCTCCTTCCGCTCCAAGGCCGAAAACGCCGCGCCGCAATACGCCCAGTATGTCGGCGGCGACTTCCGCGAGAACCGCGACCTGATGGACGCGCAGATCGTGCTCGGTTTCGAGGGCCGCGCCTATCACGTGCGCGATTTCTATGCCTCGCAGGTGCTGTCGATGATCCTCGGCGGCGGTATGTCGTCTCGCCTGTTCCAGGAAGTGCGCGAGAAGCGCGGCCTTTGCTATTCGGTCTATGCCTTCCACTGGGGCTTTTCCGACACCGGCATCTTCGGCGTCCACGCCGCGACCGGCCAGAACGACATTGCCGAACTGGTGCCGGTGATCGTGCGCGAATTGCAGCGGGCCGGCGAAGCGATCGCCCAGGAAGAGCTCGACCGTGCGCGCGCGCAATACCGCGCCGGCCTCATCATGTCGGCGGAAAGCCCCGCCAGCCGCGCCTCGCAGATCGCCCGCCAGCTTCTGCTGTTCGGCCGGCCTATCCCGAAGGAAGAGCTGATGGAACGGCTCGGCGCGCTGACGATCGAGCGCCTGACCGACCTATCGTCCCGCCTGTTCTCGACCCGGCCGACCCTGGCTGCCGTCGGACCGATCGGCACGCTGGCGCCCTATGAGGCGGTTCTCGACACGCTTCCGGGCATCGAGGTCGCGGCCCGCAAGCTTGCCGTCTGA
- a CDS encoding GNAT family N-acetyltransferase yields the protein MFALPFFRRDQPVLKGEKVALRVPLPGDHREWSTLRGESRAFLERWEPRWTPDELERSAWRHRIGRYREDYAQGTAVALFIFERSSGKLAGGITLGNIRHGVAQSGHIGYWIGERYAGKGLMTDAVKVLAGFAFDTLKLHRIEAACIPDNIRSIRVLEKAGFQREGLLRSYLRINGAWQDHYLYARIADDPPASATKG from the coding sequence GTGTTCGCGCTTCCTTTCTTTCGCCGGGACCAGCCGGTACTGAAAGGGGAAAAGGTCGCTCTGCGCGTTCCGCTGCCGGGCGATCATCGGGAGTGGTCGACGCTGCGCGGCGAAAGCCGCGCCTTTCTCGAGCGGTGGGAGCCACGCTGGACACCCGACGAGCTTGAGCGCTCGGCCTGGCGCCACCGTATCGGCCGCTACCGCGAGGACTACGCCCAGGGCACGGCCGTCGCCCTCTTCATCTTCGAGCGCAGCTCTGGCAAGCTCGCCGGCGGCATCACCCTAGGCAACATTCGCCACGGCGTCGCCCAGAGCGGCCATATTGGCTACTGGATCGGCGAGCGCTATGCCGGCAAGGGGCTGATGACCGACGCCGTCAAGGTGCTTGCGGGCTTCGCCTTCGATACGCTCAAGTTGCACCGGATCGAAGCTGCCTGTATTCCCGACAACATTCGTTCGATCCGCGTGCTTGAAAAAGCCGGATTCCAGCGTGAAGGACTTCTGCGCTCCTATCTTCGGATCAACGGGGCCTGGCAGGACCACTATCTCTATGCCCGGATCGCCGACGATCCGCCGGCATCCGCAACGAAGGGCTGA
- a CDS encoding EAL domain-containing protein: MTKFLRNGPVLAFVLATMVTLFAAASAYAVEPIKISRDDVALDLSGAVEIYRNQGENFQVSTAPGSDGIVRRIEVEANDKRSTGDWAVFALANATDDVIDRLIVAPHFRLVKSGIFWPDLGSTRIAAITPSEGFALDKQASPDADVFRVTLNPGSVVTFIAELASPKLPQVYLWEPEAYKDTVNSYTLYRGIVIGIAGLLALFLTILFVVKGTSLFPATAALAWAVLAYICIDFGFLAKIIQVAPGSEQVWRAGAEVALATTFVVFLFTYLNLNRWHGHFSYGAVVWVLGLAAIAGIAIIDPAIAAGIARISFAATAVTGLGLIIFLGLRGYDRAIMLVPSWVMVLLWAAGSWMAITGLLDNDIVQPALGGGLILVILLIGFTVMQHAFAGGALHQGLFSDLERQALAVAGSGDTVWDWDVLRDRVVTRPDVSLQLGLAPGSLGGAARNWLPVLHADDRDTFRTTLDVVLEHRRGRVAQNFRLRGADGHYHWFSLRARPVIGSDGEVIRCVGTMVDVTEQKKSEERLLHDAVHDNLTGLPNRELFMNRLEAIISIARTEDKVRPTVFVIDIDRFKQVNDGLGISAGDTILLTVARRLHRLLKPKDSLSRFAGDQFALMLLSEQDPARIAAVADAIKHAISSPITFAKREIVLTASIGLITWTTDQVSADDLVKDAELAMHQAKRFGGDRIEPFRPAFRTVGTDRLQFESDLRRAIERREFTLAYQPIVRLEDSSVAGFEALLRWDHPRRGMIPPADFIPVAESCGLIVQLGLFAMQKAAEDLAIWQKQIGDAPLSVSVNLSSRQLIRRDLVTDVRSVIARAGLKPRCLRLELTESLVMDNPEQAAHVLNKLKQLGIGLSLDDFGTGYSSLSYLTRFPFDTIKIDKSFIDDTSPKRAVLLRSMVNMAHELGLSVVAEGISDQSDALELRQMGCEYVQSFMFGAPMNADAVIKLLREQYPLTQA; encoded by the coding sequence TTGACGAAATTCCTGCGAAACGGGCCGGTGCTTGCCTTCGTCCTGGCGACGATGGTGACGCTTTTCGCCGCCGCTTCCGCCTATGCCGTGGAACCGATCAAGATTTCCCGCGATGATGTGGCGCTCGACCTTTCGGGTGCAGTGGAAATCTACCGCAACCAGGGCGAGAATTTCCAGGTTTCGACGGCACCAGGTTCGGACGGCATCGTGCGGCGCATCGAGGTCGAGGCTAACGACAAGCGCTCGACCGGCGACTGGGCCGTGTTCGCGCTGGCCAACGCCACCGACGACGTCATCGACCGGCTGATCGTGGCGCCGCATTTCCGGCTGGTCAAATCCGGCATCTTCTGGCCCGACCTCGGCTCCACCCGCATCGCGGCCATCACACCTTCCGAAGGCTTCGCGCTCGATAAGCAGGCGAGCCCCGATGCTGACGTCTTCCGGGTCACGCTGAACCCGGGCTCGGTGGTGACGTTCATCGCCGAACTGGCGTCGCCGAAGCTGCCGCAGGTCTATCTGTGGGAGCCGGAGGCCTACAAGGACACGGTCAATTCCTACACGCTCTATCGCGGCATCGTCATCGGCATTGCCGGCCTGTTGGCGCTGTTCTTGACCATCCTGTTCGTAGTCAAGGGCACCTCGCTCTTCCCGGCCACAGCGGCGCTCGCCTGGGCGGTGCTCGCCTATATCTGCATCGACTTCGGCTTCCTGGCCAAGATCATCCAGGTGGCGCCGGGCTCAGAGCAAGTGTGGCGCGCCGGCGCGGAAGTGGCGCTTGCCACCACCTTCGTCGTCTTCCTGTTCACCTATCTCAACCTCAACCGCTGGCACGGCCATTTCAGCTACGGCGCCGTCGTTTGGGTGCTTGGCCTCGCCGCCATCGCTGGCATCGCCATCATCGACCCGGCAATCGCCGCCGGCATCGCGCGCATCTCCTTCGCCGCCACCGCCGTCACCGGCCTCGGGCTCATCATCTTCCTCGGCCTGCGCGGCTACGATCGCGCCATCATGCTGGTGCCGAGCTGGGTGATGGTGTTGTTATGGGCGGCGGGCTCGTGGATGGCGATTACCGGCCTGCTCGACAACGACATCGTGCAGCCTGCGCTGGGCGGCGGGCTGATCCTGGTGATCCTTTTGATCGGCTTCACCGTCATGCAGCACGCCTTCGCCGGCGGCGCCCTGCATCAGGGCCTGTTCTCCGACCTCGAGCGACAGGCGCTGGCCGTCGCCGGCTCCGGTGACACCGTGTGGGATTGGGACGTGCTGCGCGACCGCGTCGTCACCCGCCCCGATGTCAGCCTGCAGCTTGGCCTCGCGCCGGGCAGCCTTGGCGGCGCCGCCCGCAACTGGCTGCCGGTGCTGCATGCCGATGACCGCGACACCTTCCGCACCACGCTCGATGTGGTGCTGGAGCATCGCCGCGGCCGTGTGGCGCAGAATTTCCGCCTGCGCGGCGCCGACGGCCACTATCATTGGTTCTCGCTGAGGGCCCGCCCGGTTATCGGCTCCGACGGCGAGGTCATCCGTTGCGTCGGCACGATGGTCGACGTGACGGAGCAGAAGAAATCGGAAGAGCGCCTGCTGCACGACGCCGTGCACGACAACCTCACCGGCCTGCCCAACCGCGAATTGTTCATGAACCGGCTGGAAGCGATCATCTCGATCGCCCGCACCGAGGACAAGGTGCGCCCGACCGTCTTCGTCATCGACATCGACCGCTTCAAGCAGGTCAATGACGGGCTAGGTATCTCGGCCGGCGACACCATCCTGCTCACCGTGGCGCGGCGCTTGCACCGCCTGCTGAAGCCGAAGGATTCGCTATCGCGTTTCGCCGGCGACCAGTTCGCGCTCATGCTCTTGTCCGAGCAGGACCCGGCCCGCATCGCCGCCGTAGCCGACGCGATCAAGCACGCGATCAGTTCACCTATCACCTTCGCCAAGCGCGAGATCGTGCTGACCGCCTCGATCGGCCTCATCACCTGGACGACGGATCAAGTCTCGGCCGACGACCTGGTCAAGGATGCCGAACTTGCCATGCACCAGGCCAAGCGCTTTGGCGGGGACCGCATCGAACCGTTCCGTCCGGCCTTCCGCACGGTCGGCACCGACCGGCTGCAATTCGAATCCGATTTGCGCCGCGCCATCGAACGGCGCGAATTCACCCTCGCTTACCAGCCGATCGTGCGGCTCGAAGATTCCAGCGTGGCCGGTTTCGAGGCGCTTTTGCGCTGGGACCACCCGCGCCGCGGCATGATCCCGCCGGCCGACTTCATTCCGGTGGCCGAAAGCTGCGGTCTCATCGTCCAGCTCGGCCTGTTCGCCATGCAGAAGGCGGCGGAAGACCTGGCGATCTGGCAGAAGCAGATCGGTGACGCGCCGCTGTCGGTTTCGGTCAACCTGTCCAGCCGCCAGCTGATCCGGCGCGACCTGGTCACCGACGTGCGCTCGGTCATCGCCCGCGCCGGACTCAAGCCGCGCTGTCTCAGGCTGGAACTTACCGAGTCGCTGGTCATGGACAATCCCGAGCAGGCCGCGCATGTACTCAATAAGTTGAAGCAGCTCGGCATAGGGCTGTCGCTGGACGATTTCGGCACCGGCTACTCCTCACTGTCCTATCTGACCCGCTTCCCGTTCGACACGATCAAGATCGACAAGAGCTTCATCGACGACACCTCGCCGAAGCGCGCGGTGCTGCTGCGCTCGATGGTCAACATGGCCCATGAACTCGGCCTTTCGGTCGTGGCGGAAGGCATTTCGGACCAGAGCGATGCGCTGGAACTGCGCCAGATGGGCTGCGAATACGTACAGAGCTTCATGTTCGGCGCGCCGATGAACGCCGACGCCGTCATCAAGCTGCTGCGCGAACAATATCCGCTCACCCAGGCCTGA
- a CDS encoding YqgE/AlgH family protein: protein MELLRNKKTAGKNGFLDDQFLIAMPGMKDERFARSVIYICAHSDEGAMGLIINQTQQMLFPDLLVQLGIMNEQEAIRLPQEARDFVVRNGGPVDRSRGFVLHTGDYRVESSLPVSDDICLTATVDILRAISTGHGPRHALMALGYSGWGAGQLETEIAENGWLTCPATPELLFDPDIDRKYDRILASIGVNLAHFSAAAGHA from the coding sequence ATGGAGCTCCTGCGCAACAAGAAGACAGCCGGAAAGAACGGCTTCCTCGACGACCAGTTCCTCATCGCCATGCCCGGCATGAAGGACGAGCGGTTCGCGCGTTCGGTCATCTACATCTGCGCGCATTCGGATGAGGGCGCCATGGGGCTGATCATCAATCAGACCCAGCAGATGCTGTTTCCCGACCTCCTGGTCCAGCTCGGCATCATGAACGAGCAGGAAGCAATCCGCCTGCCGCAGGAGGCGCGCGACTTCGTCGTTCGCAATGGCGGGCCGGTCGATCGCAGCCGCGGCTTCGTGCTGCACACGGGTGATTATCGCGTCGAATCCTCGCTGCCGGTGTCGGATGACATCTGTCTCACGGCAACAGTCGACATATTACGCGCGATCTCGACCGGCCACGGGCCGCGTCATGCGCTGATGGCGCTGGGTTATTCCGGCTGGGGTGCCGGCCAGCTCGAAACCGAAATCGCCGAAAACGGCTGGCTGACCTGCCCGGCGACGCCGGAATTGCTGTTCGATCCGGACATCGATCGCAAATATGATCGCATCCTGGCCAGCATCGGCGTCAACCTCGCGCATTTCAGCGCCGCCGCCGGGCACGCCTAG
- a CDS encoding protein-disulfide reductase DsbD domain-containing protein translates to MNCLKLPLGLALLAASALPAAASSSRWADSEGGRIRLVTAGLPDESGRLNGVLHIQLKPSWKTYWRDPGASGVPPQIDVSKATNIAKAEFSYPAPGRHSDGYGEWAGYDRSVSLPVTFTLANPREKAVIEAGVFVGICQTICIPLQARLTVDPTADPDNADDVWLIAAARAALPAKPSDGFAAMAVPGGKEVLTVEATVPGLLQSADLFVAGEQGYLFGAPTRAERDGKLVFSLPIIGRPDTRPQGDGLPYTLTTPMGAVEGLLPYP, encoded by the coding sequence ATGAATTGCTTGAAACTTCCGCTCGGCCTGGCACTTCTGGCAGCATCTGCCCTGCCGGCCGCCGCCTCGTCGTCCCGCTGGGCGGACAGCGAGGGCGGCCGGATCAGGCTGGTTACCGCCGGCCTGCCGGATGAGTCCGGCCGCCTGAACGGCGTGCTCCACATCCAGCTGAAGCCCAGCTGGAAGACCTATTGGCGCGACCCCGGTGCTAGCGGCGTGCCACCGCAGATCGATGTCAGCAAGGCCACCAACATCGCTAAGGCCGAGTTCTCCTACCCGGCGCCGGGCCGTCACAGTGACGGCTATGGCGAATGGGCGGGTTATGACCGCAGCGTCTCGCTGCCGGTCACCTTCACGCTCGCCAATCCACGCGAAAAGGCCGTCATCGAAGCCGGCGTCTTCGTTGGCATCTGCCAGACCATCTGCATTCCGCTGCAAGCACGGCTCACCGTCGACCCCACAGCCGACCCCGACAATGCAGACGATGTCTGGCTGATCGCGGCCGCGCGTGCCGCCTTGCCGGCCAAGCCCAGCGACGGTTTCGCGGCCATGGCCGTGCCCGGCGGCAAGGAGGTCTTGACGGTGGAGGCGACAGTGCCTGGCCTGCTGCAGTCCGCCGATCTCTTCGTCGCCGGTGAGCAAGGCTACCTGTTCGGAGCGCCGACACGCGCGGAGAGGGACGGCAAGCTGGTGTTCTCGCTGCCGATCATCGGCCGCCCGGACACGCGCCCGCAAGGCGATGGCCTGCCCTACACGCTGACGACCCCCATGGGCGCGGTTGAAGGTCTATTGCCCTATCCGTGA
- a CDS encoding peroxiredoxin — translation MTISVGDKLPEATFKTMTDDGAKALTTAEVFDGKKVVLFGVPGAFTPTCNNNHLPGYLENRDAILSRGVDQIAVVAVNDQFVMGAWARFTGAEGKILFLADGSGTFAKAAGLDLDLSANGLGLRSKRFSMIVDDGTVTALNIEDSTGQAVDSGAARLIEQL, via the coding sequence ATGACCATTTCCGTTGGCGACAAGCTGCCCGAAGCGACTTTCAAGACGATGACCGACGACGGCGCCAAGGCGCTGACCACCGCCGAGGTTTTCGACGGCAAGAAGGTGGTGCTGTTCGGCGTTCCCGGTGCCTTCACCCCGACCTGCAACAACAACCACCTGCCGGGTTATCTGGAGAACCGCGACGCCATCCTGTCGCGCGGCGTCGACCAGATCGCGGTCGTTGCAGTGAACGACCAGTTCGTGATGGGCGCTTGGGCGCGCTTCACCGGCGCCGAAGGCAAGATCCTCTTCCTCGCCGATGGCAGCGGCACCTTCGCCAAGGCAGCTGGCCTCGACCTCGACCTCAGCGCCAACGGTCTCGGCCTGCGCTCGAAACGTTTCTCGATGATCGTCGACGACGGCACCGTCACGGCGCTCAACATCGAGGACAGCACCGGCCAGGCCGTGGATTCCGGCGCCGCCAGACTGATCGAACAGCTCTGA
- the rnhA gene encoding ribonuclease HI: MKQIEIFTDGACSGNPGPGGWGAILRFNGTTKELSGGEAETTNNRMELLAAINGLNALKESCTVALHTDSKYVMDGISKWIHGWKRNGWKTADKKPVKNGELWQALDEANRRHTVTWHWVKGHAGHPENERADELARMGMAPFKKSSGRPQPAPALRPSTGDTATKTPGRKPPRRSSQSY; the protein is encoded by the coding sequence ATGAAACAGATCGAGATTTTCACCGACGGCGCCTGTTCGGGCAATCCCGGCCCGGGCGGCTGGGGCGCTATCCTGCGCTTCAATGGCACGACCAAGGAACTGTCGGGCGGCGAGGCCGAGACCACCAACAACCGCATGGAACTTCTGGCGGCGATCAATGGCCTGAACGCGCTGAAGGAGTCGTGCACCGTAGCACTTCACACCGACAGCAAATACGTCATGGACGGCATCTCGAAGTGGATCCATGGCTGGAAGCGCAACGGCTGGAAAACGGCCGACAAGAAGCCGGTGAAGAACGGTGAGTTGTGGCAGGCACTGGACGAGGCCAACCGTCGCCACACAGTGACGTGGCATTGGGTGAAGGGCCATGCTGGCCACCCCGAGAACGAACGCGCCGACGAACTGGCCCGCATGGGCATGGCGCCGTTCAAGAAGAGCTCGGGCCGCCCGCAGCCGGCACCGGCGCTTCGCCCCTCGACAGGCGACACGGCCACGAAGACGCCTGGCAGAAAGCCGCCGCGCCGCTCATCGCAGAGTTATTGA